A single genomic interval of Osmia lignaria lignaria isolate PbOS001 chromosome 9, iyOsmLign1, whole genome shotgun sequence harbors:
- the LOC117608710 gene encoding uncharacterized protein LOC117608710 isoform X3 produces MAGLRSVDLINVANLSLVRQSFELSPRSTRTRISVRNCSIDSMPSFVFRGDVEAISFENVRIGQLSAFSFANLLHTDTLRLENCRIESMEAQAFKKFDVGYLHVIGGSFGDQVPSRTMNDIEVYHKFMLDGVKMGTVRSEAFIVRSPRTVAIQNCAMESLESEAFDVTARGAVILKNNSFGSLAVGAFLGIRADPEARTVSLPLNLHDLIFKNNSVVNFEEGSMMFDRSSFRLELDNLLVEKPCDCQMLPVWKNNVLNYTNVYTRFYSRQNSVLPPTMTPQDSINETPETFLCYDGEVDGVPIGFVEYDTRHCSLGGSILVFILIVAGLLVFLIVLACLIVWCCRRRRRNGRKKWISVPTNAPDVVSKKNGVIGRETAASAAPVDSRITMVVPDGRLYRETEFHVIVEKAEPLTTEL; encoded by the coding sequence ATGGCTGGCCTCCGTTCGGTCGACCTGATCAACGTGGCTAACCTGAGCCTGGTCAGACAAAGTTTCGAGCTGTCGCCGCGCAGTACACGCACGCGAATCTCCGTGAGAAATTGCAGCATCGACTCGATGCCAAGTTTCGTGTTCCGCGGCGACGTGGAGGCGATCAGTTTCGAGAACGTGAGGATCGGTCAATTGAGCGCGTTCTCCTTCGCTAATTTACTCCACACGGACACTTTGAGGCTGGAGAACTGTCGCATAGAGAGCATGGAAGCGCAAGCGTTCAAGAAATTCGACGTGGGCTACCTGCACGTGATCGGGGGCAGTTTCGGCGACCAAGTGCCCAGCAGAACCATGAACGACATAGAGGTCTACCACAAATTCATGCTGGACGGGGTGAAGATGGGCACGGTGAGAAGCGAGGCTTTCATCGTGAGAAGTCCACGAACGGTGGCGATACAAAACTGCGCGATGGAGAGTTTGGAGAGCGAAGCGTTCGACGTGACCGCTCGAGGAGCGGTGATCCTGAAGAACAACAGCTTCGGCAGCCTAGCCGTAGGCGCGTTCCTCGGCATACGAGCGGACCCCGAGGCGAGAACCGTCTCTCTACCGCTCAATCTCCACGACCTGATCTTCAAGAACAACAGCGTGGTGAACTTCGAAGAAGGCTCGATGATGTTCGACCGTAGCAGCTTCCGTCTCGAGTTGGACAACCTGTTGGTCGAGAAGCCTTGCGACTGTCAGATGTTGCCCGTATGGAAGAACAACGTTCTCAATTACACGAACGTGTACACGAGGTTCTACAGCAGACAGAACTCCGTCTTACCGCCCACGATGACGCCGCAGGACTCGATCAACGAGACCCCGGAGACGTTTCTCTGTTACGACGGCGAGGTGGACGGTGTGCCGATCGGTTTCGTTGAATACGATACTCGGCATTGTTCCCTCGGCGGATCGATACTAGTCTTTATACTGATCGTCGCCGGTCTACTCGTGTTCCTGATAGTACTCGCCTGTCTGATCGTCTGGTGCTGCAGGAGGCGTCGACGTAACGGCAGGAAGAAATGGATCAGCGTGCCGACCAACGCGCCGGACGTGGTCTCGAAGAAGAACGGGGTGATCGGCAGAGAAACGGCCGCCTCCGCGGCACCGGTCGACAGCCGGATAACTATGGTGGTACCGGACGGCAGGCTATACAGGGAGACCGAGTTCCACGTGATCGTCGAGAAGGCCGAACCATTGACCACCGAATTGTAA
- the LOC117608710 gene encoding uncharacterized protein LOC117608710 isoform X2, translated as MELVLTTEGERKLSPHTSRIVVGNCSSVILSNSSLASMAGLRSVDLINVANLSLVRQSFELSPRSTRTRISVRNCSIDSMPSFVFRGDVEAISFENVRIGQLSAFSFANLLHTDTLRLENCRIESMEAQAFKKFDVGYLHVIGGSFGDQVPSRTMNDIEVYHKFMLDGVKMGTVRSEAFIVRSPRTVAIQNCAMESLESEAFDVTARGAVILKNNSFGSLAVGAFLGIRADPEARTVSLPLNLHDLIFKNNSVVNFEEGSMMFDRSSFRLELDNLLVEKPCDCQMLPVWKNNVLNYTNVYTRFYSRQNSVLPPTMTPQDSINETPETFLCYDGEVDGVPIGFVEYDTRHCSLGGSILVFILIVAGLLVFLIVLACLIVWCCRRRRRNGRKKWISVPTNAPDVVSKKNGVIGRETAASAAPVDSRITMVVPDGRLYRETEFHVIVEKAEPLTTEL; from the coding sequence GAACTGGTGTTGACCACGGAGGGCGAGCGAAAACTGAGCCCTCACACGAGCAGGATAGTGGTGGGCAATTGTAGCTCGGTGATCCTGTCGAATTCCAGTCTAGCCTCGATGGCTGGCCTCCGTTCGGTCGACCTGATCAACGTGGCTAACCTGAGCCTGGTCAGACAAAGTTTCGAGCTGTCGCCGCGCAGTACACGCACGCGAATCTCCGTGAGAAATTGCAGCATCGACTCGATGCCAAGTTTCGTGTTCCGCGGCGACGTGGAGGCGATCAGTTTCGAGAACGTGAGGATCGGTCAATTGAGCGCGTTCTCCTTCGCTAATTTACTCCACACGGACACTTTGAGGCTGGAGAACTGTCGCATAGAGAGCATGGAAGCGCAAGCGTTCAAGAAATTCGACGTGGGCTACCTGCACGTGATCGGGGGCAGTTTCGGCGACCAAGTGCCCAGCAGAACCATGAACGACATAGAGGTCTACCACAAATTCATGCTGGACGGGGTGAAGATGGGCACGGTGAGAAGCGAGGCTTTCATCGTGAGAAGTCCACGAACGGTGGCGATACAAAACTGCGCGATGGAGAGTTTGGAGAGCGAAGCGTTCGACGTGACCGCTCGAGGAGCGGTGATCCTGAAGAACAACAGCTTCGGCAGCCTAGCCGTAGGCGCGTTCCTCGGCATACGAGCGGACCCCGAGGCGAGAACCGTCTCTCTACCGCTCAATCTCCACGACCTGATCTTCAAGAACAACAGCGTGGTGAACTTCGAAGAAGGCTCGATGATGTTCGACCGTAGCAGCTTCCGTCTCGAGTTGGACAACCTGTTGGTCGAGAAGCCTTGCGACTGTCAGATGTTGCCCGTATGGAAGAACAACGTTCTCAATTACACGAACGTGTACACGAGGTTCTACAGCAGACAGAACTCCGTCTTACCGCCCACGATGACGCCGCAGGACTCGATCAACGAGACCCCGGAGACGTTTCTCTGTTACGACGGCGAGGTGGACGGTGTGCCGATCGGTTTCGTTGAATACGATACTCGGCATTGTTCCCTCGGCGGATCGATACTAGTCTTTATACTGATCGTCGCCGGTCTACTCGTGTTCCTGATAGTACTCGCCTGTCTGATCGTCTGGTGCTGCAGGAGGCGTCGACGTAACGGCAGGAAGAAATGGATCAGCGTGCCGACCAACGCGCCGGACGTGGTCTCGAAGAAGAACGGGGTGATCGGCAGAGAAACGGCCGCCTCCGCGGCACCGGTCGACAGCCGGATAACTATGGTGGTACCGGACGGCAGGCTATACAGGGAGACCGAGTTCCACGTGATCGTCGAGAAGGCCGAACCATTGACCACCGAATTGTAA